A single Macaca mulatta isolate MMU2019108-1 chromosome 15, T2T-MMU8v2.0, whole genome shotgun sequence DNA region contains:
- the KIF12 gene encoding kinesin-like protein KIF12 isoform X2: protein MEERGSPDGDLARSLEQGPEGPETPIQVVLRVRPMSAAELRRGQQSVLHCSGTRTLQVSPPGGGPEVAFRFGAVLDAACTQEDVFRACGVRRLGELALRGFSCTVFTFGQTGSGKTYTLTGPPPQGEGVPVPPSLAGIMQRTFAWLLDRVQHLGAPVTLRASYLEIYNEQVRDLLSLGSPRPLPVRWNKTQGFYVEQLRVVEFRSLEALMELLQMGLSRRRSSAHTLNQASSRSHALLTLYISHQTAQQMPPVDPGAPCVGGKLCFVDLAGSEKVAATGSRGELMLEANSINRSLLALGHCISLLLDPQRKQSHIPFRDSKLTKLLADSLGGRGVTLMVACVSPSAQCLPETLSTLRYASRAQRVTTRPQAPKSPVAKQPQRLETEMLQLQEENRRLQFQLDQMDCKTSGLSGARVAWAQRNLYGMLQEFMLENERLRKEKSQLQNSQDLARNEQRILAQQVHALERRLLSASYRHQQGPGLTPPCPCVMAPAPPYHALPPVYSCPCCHICPLCRVPLAHWACLPRERHLPQVLDPEASGGRPPSARPPPWAPPCSPGSAKCPRERSHSDWTQTRVLAEMLMEEEVVPSAPPMPVRPPKTSPGGAGVPNLAQRLEALRDQIGSSLRRGRSQPPCSEGARSPGQVLSPR from the exons ATGGAGGAACGCGGGTCACCCGACGG GGATCTCGCGCGAAGCCTGGAGCAAGGGCCAGAGGGGCCGGAAACGCCCATCCAGGTGGTGCTCAG GGTACGTCCCATGAGCGCGGCCGAGCTACGTCGAGGGCAGCAGAGCGTGCTGCACTGCTCAGGGACCCGGACTCTGCAG GTGAGCCCTCCAGGCGGGGGTCCCGAAGTGGCGTTCCGTTTCGGTGCGGTGCTAGACGCGGCGTGCACGCAGGAGGACGTGTTCCGGGCGTGCGGTGTGCGGCGCCTGGGGGAGCTGGCGCTGCGGGG CTTCTCCTGCACTGTCTTCACCTTTGGCCAGACGGGCTCCGGGAAGACCTACACCCTGACTGGACCCCCTCCCCAG GGGGAGGGGGTGCCCGTACCCCCTAGCCTGGCTGGCATCATGCAGAGGACCTTCGCCTGGCTGTTAGACCGCGTGCAGCACCTGGGTGCCCCTGTCACCCTTCGCGCCTCTTATCTGGAGATCTACAATGAGCAG gttcGGGACTTGCTGAGCCTGGGGTCTCCCCGGCCCCTCCCTGTTCGATGGAACAAGACTCAGGGCTTCTATGTGGAGCAGCTGCGGGTGGTGGAATTTAGGAGTCTGGAGGCCCTGATGGAACTTTTGCAAATGG GTCTCAGCCGTCGAAGGAGCTCAGCACACACCCTGAACCAGGCCTCCAGCCGAAGCCATGCCCTGCTCACCCTTTACATCAGCCATCAAACT GCCCAGCAGATGCCTCCTGTGGACCCCGGGGCACCCTGTGTTGGTGGGAAGCTGTGCTTTGTGGACCTGGCAGGCAGCGAGAAGGTTGCAGCCACGGGATCCCGTGGGGAGCTGATGCTTGAGGCCAACAGCATAAACCGAAGCCTGCTGGCCCTGG GTCACTGCATCTCCCTGCTGCTGGACCCACAGCGGAAGCAGAGCCACATCCCTTTCCGGGACAGCAAGCTCACCAAGTTGCTGGCAGACTCACTGGGAGGGCGTGGGGTCACCCTCATG GTGGCCTGCGTGTCCCCCTCAGCCCAGTGCCTTCCTGAGACTCTCAGCACCCTTCGATATGCAAGCCGAGCTCAGCGGGTCACCACCCGGCCGCAGGCCCCCAAG TCTCCTGTGGCAAAGCAGCCCCAGCGTTTAGAGACAGAGATGCTGCAGCTCCAGGAGGAGAACCgtcgcctgcaattccagctggACCAAATGGACTGCAAGA CGTCAGGGCTCAGTGGGGCCCGGGTGGCCTGGGCCCAGCGGAACCTGTACGGGATGCTACAGGAGTTCATGCTGGAGAATGAGAGGCTCAG GAAAGAAAAGAGCCAGCTGCAGAATAGCCAAGACCTGGCCCGGAATGAGCAGCGCATCCTGGCCCAGCAGGTCCATGCACTTGAGAG GCGCCTCCTTTCTGCCAGCTACCGTCACCAGCAGGGCCCTGGCCTGACCCCACCGTGTCCCTGTGTGATGGCCCCAGCTCCCCCTTATCAC GCACTGCCACCCGTCTACTCCTGCCCCTGCTGCCACATCTGCCCACTGTGTCGAGTGCCCCTTGCCCACTGGGCCTGCCTGCCAAGGGAGCGCCACCTGCCCCAG GTGTTGGACCCTGAGGCCTCAGGTGGCAGGCCCCCATCTGCCCGACCCCCACCCTGGGCACCCCCATGCAGCCCTGGCTCTGCCAAGTGCCCAAGAGAGAG GAGTCACAGTGACTGGACTCAGACTCGAGTCCTGGCAGAGATGTtgatggaggaggaggtggtacCTTCTGCACCCCCCATGCCCGTGAGGCCCCCAAAGACATCACCAG GTGGGGCCGGGGTTCCAAACCTGGCCCAGAGACTGGAGGCCCTCAGAGACCAGATTGGCAGCTCCCTGCGACGTGGCCGCAGCCAGCCACCCTGCAGTGAGGGTGCACGGAGCCCAGGCCAAGTCCTCTCTCCCCGTTGA
- the KIF12 gene encoding kinesin-like protein KIF12 isoform X4: MEERGSPDGDLARSLEQGPEGPETPIQVVLRVRPMSAAELRRGQQSVLHCSGTRTLQVSPPGGGPEVAFRFGAVLDAACTQEDVFRACGVRRLGELALRGFSCTVFTFGQTGSGKTYTLTGPPPQGEGVPVPPSLAGIMQRTFAWLLDRVQHLGAPVTLRASYLEIYNEQVRDLLSLGSPRPLPVRWNKTQGFYVEQLRVVEFRSLEALMELLQMGLSRRRSSAHTLNQASSRSHALLTLYISHQTAQQMPPVDPGAPCVGGKLCFVDLAGSEKVAATGSRGELMLEANSINRSLLALGHCISLLLDPQRKQSHIPFRDSKLTKLLADSLGGRGVTLMVACVSPSAQCLPETLSTLRYASRAQRVTTRPQAPKSPVAKQPQRLETEMLQLQEENRRLQFQLDQMDCKTSGLSGARVAWAQRNLYGMLQEFMLENERLRKEKSQLQNSQDLARNEQRILAQQVHALERRLLSASYRHQQGPGLTPPCPCVMAPAPPYHALPPVYSCPCCHICPLCRVPLAHWACLPRERHLPQVLDPEASGGRPPSARPPPWAPPCSPGSAKCPRERSHSDWTQTRVLAEMLMEEEVVPSAPPMPVRPPKTSPETGFHYVTQDGLDLLTS, translated from the exons ATGGAGGAACGCGGGTCACCCGACGG GGATCTCGCGCGAAGCCTGGAGCAAGGGCCAGAGGGGCCGGAAACGCCCATCCAGGTGGTGCTCAG GGTACGTCCCATGAGCGCGGCCGAGCTACGTCGAGGGCAGCAGAGCGTGCTGCACTGCTCAGGGACCCGGACTCTGCAG GTGAGCCCTCCAGGCGGGGGTCCCGAAGTGGCGTTCCGTTTCGGTGCGGTGCTAGACGCGGCGTGCACGCAGGAGGACGTGTTCCGGGCGTGCGGTGTGCGGCGCCTGGGGGAGCTGGCGCTGCGGGG CTTCTCCTGCACTGTCTTCACCTTTGGCCAGACGGGCTCCGGGAAGACCTACACCCTGACTGGACCCCCTCCCCAG GGGGAGGGGGTGCCCGTACCCCCTAGCCTGGCTGGCATCATGCAGAGGACCTTCGCCTGGCTGTTAGACCGCGTGCAGCACCTGGGTGCCCCTGTCACCCTTCGCGCCTCTTATCTGGAGATCTACAATGAGCAG gttcGGGACTTGCTGAGCCTGGGGTCTCCCCGGCCCCTCCCTGTTCGATGGAACAAGACTCAGGGCTTCTATGTGGAGCAGCTGCGGGTGGTGGAATTTAGGAGTCTGGAGGCCCTGATGGAACTTTTGCAAATGG GTCTCAGCCGTCGAAGGAGCTCAGCACACACCCTGAACCAGGCCTCCAGCCGAAGCCATGCCCTGCTCACCCTTTACATCAGCCATCAAACT GCCCAGCAGATGCCTCCTGTGGACCCCGGGGCACCCTGTGTTGGTGGGAAGCTGTGCTTTGTGGACCTGGCAGGCAGCGAGAAGGTTGCAGCCACGGGATCCCGTGGGGAGCTGATGCTTGAGGCCAACAGCATAAACCGAAGCCTGCTGGCCCTGG GTCACTGCATCTCCCTGCTGCTGGACCCACAGCGGAAGCAGAGCCACATCCCTTTCCGGGACAGCAAGCTCACCAAGTTGCTGGCAGACTCACTGGGAGGGCGTGGGGTCACCCTCATG GTGGCCTGCGTGTCCCCCTCAGCCCAGTGCCTTCCTGAGACTCTCAGCACCCTTCGATATGCAAGCCGAGCTCAGCGGGTCACCACCCGGCCGCAGGCCCCCAAG TCTCCTGTGGCAAAGCAGCCCCAGCGTTTAGAGACAGAGATGCTGCAGCTCCAGGAGGAGAACCgtcgcctgcaattccagctggACCAAATGGACTGCAAGA CGTCAGGGCTCAGTGGGGCCCGGGTGGCCTGGGCCCAGCGGAACCTGTACGGGATGCTACAGGAGTTCATGCTGGAGAATGAGAGGCTCAG GAAAGAAAAGAGCCAGCTGCAGAATAGCCAAGACCTGGCCCGGAATGAGCAGCGCATCCTGGCCCAGCAGGTCCATGCACTTGAGAG GCGCCTCCTTTCTGCCAGCTACCGTCACCAGCAGGGCCCTGGCCTGACCCCACCGTGTCCCTGTGTGATGGCCCCAGCTCCCCCTTATCAC GCACTGCCACCCGTCTACTCCTGCCCCTGCTGCCACATCTGCCCACTGTGTCGAGTGCCCCTTGCCCACTGGGCCTGCCTGCCAAGGGAGCGCCACCTGCCCCAG GTGTTGGACCCTGAGGCCTCAGGTGGCAGGCCCCCATCTGCCCGACCCCCACCCTGGGCACCCCCATGCAGCCCTGGCTCTGCCAAGTGCCCAAGAGAGAG GAGTCACAGTGACTGGACTCAGACTCGAGTCCTGGCAGAGATGTtgatggaggaggaggtggtacCTTCTGCACCCCCCATGCCCGTGAGGCCCCCAAAGACATCACCAG agacagggtttcactatgttacccaggatggtctcgatctcctgacctcgtga
- the KIF12 gene encoding kinesin-like protein KIF12 isoform X9: MEERGSPDGDLARSLEQGPEGPETPIQVVLRVRPMSAAELRRGQQSVLHCSGTRTLQVSPPGGGPEVAFRFGAVLDAACTQEDVFRACGVRRLGELALRGFSCTVFTFGQTGSGKTYTLTGPPPQGEGVPVPPSLAGIMQRTFAWLLDRVQHLGAPVTLRASYLEIYNEQVRDLLSLGSPRPLPVRWNKTQGFYVEQLRVVEFRSLEALMELLQMGLSRRRSSAHTLNQASSRSHALLTLYISHQTAQQMPPVDPGAPCVGGKLCFVDLAGSEKVAATGSRGELMLEANSINRSLLALGHCISLLLDPQRKQSHIPFRDSKLTKLLADSLGGRGVTLMVACVSPSAQCLPETLSTLRYASRAQRVTTRPQAPKSPVAKQPQRLETEMLQLQEENRRLQFQLDQMDCKTSGLSGARVAWAQRNLYGMLQEFMLENERLRKEKSQLQNSQDLARNEQRILAQQVHALERRLLSASYRHQQGPGLTPPCPCVMAPAPPYHALPPVYSCPCCHICPLCRVPLAHWACLPRERHLPQ, from the exons ATGGAGGAACGCGGGTCACCCGACGG GGATCTCGCGCGAAGCCTGGAGCAAGGGCCAGAGGGGCCGGAAACGCCCATCCAGGTGGTGCTCAG GGTACGTCCCATGAGCGCGGCCGAGCTACGTCGAGGGCAGCAGAGCGTGCTGCACTGCTCAGGGACCCGGACTCTGCAG GTGAGCCCTCCAGGCGGGGGTCCCGAAGTGGCGTTCCGTTTCGGTGCGGTGCTAGACGCGGCGTGCACGCAGGAGGACGTGTTCCGGGCGTGCGGTGTGCGGCGCCTGGGGGAGCTGGCGCTGCGGGG CTTCTCCTGCACTGTCTTCACCTTTGGCCAGACGGGCTCCGGGAAGACCTACACCCTGACTGGACCCCCTCCCCAG GGGGAGGGGGTGCCCGTACCCCCTAGCCTGGCTGGCATCATGCAGAGGACCTTCGCCTGGCTGTTAGACCGCGTGCAGCACCTGGGTGCCCCTGTCACCCTTCGCGCCTCTTATCTGGAGATCTACAATGAGCAG gttcGGGACTTGCTGAGCCTGGGGTCTCCCCGGCCCCTCCCTGTTCGATGGAACAAGACTCAGGGCTTCTATGTGGAGCAGCTGCGGGTGGTGGAATTTAGGAGTCTGGAGGCCCTGATGGAACTTTTGCAAATGG GTCTCAGCCGTCGAAGGAGCTCAGCACACACCCTGAACCAGGCCTCCAGCCGAAGCCATGCCCTGCTCACCCTTTACATCAGCCATCAAACT GCCCAGCAGATGCCTCCTGTGGACCCCGGGGCACCCTGTGTTGGTGGGAAGCTGTGCTTTGTGGACCTGGCAGGCAGCGAGAAGGTTGCAGCCACGGGATCCCGTGGGGAGCTGATGCTTGAGGCCAACAGCATAAACCGAAGCCTGCTGGCCCTGG GTCACTGCATCTCCCTGCTGCTGGACCCACAGCGGAAGCAGAGCCACATCCCTTTCCGGGACAGCAAGCTCACCAAGTTGCTGGCAGACTCACTGGGAGGGCGTGGGGTCACCCTCATG GTGGCCTGCGTGTCCCCCTCAGCCCAGTGCCTTCCTGAGACTCTCAGCACCCTTCGATATGCAAGCCGAGCTCAGCGGGTCACCACCCGGCCGCAGGCCCCCAAG TCTCCTGTGGCAAAGCAGCCCCAGCGTTTAGAGACAGAGATGCTGCAGCTCCAGGAGGAGAACCgtcgcctgcaattccagctggACCAAATGGACTGCAAGA CGTCAGGGCTCAGTGGGGCCCGGGTGGCCTGGGCCCAGCGGAACCTGTACGGGATGCTACAGGAGTTCATGCTGGAGAATGAGAGGCTCAG GAAAGAAAAGAGCCAGCTGCAGAATAGCCAAGACCTGGCCCGGAATGAGCAGCGCATCCTGGCCCAGCAGGTCCATGCACTTGAGAG GCGCCTCCTTTCTGCCAGCTACCGTCACCAGCAGGGCCCTGGCCTGACCCCACCGTGTCCCTGTGTGATGGCCCCAGCTCCCCCTTATCAC GCACTGCCACCCGTCTACTCCTGCCCCTGCTGCCACATCTGCCCACTGTGTCGAGTGCCCCTTGCCCACTGGGCCTGCCTGCCAAGGGAGCGCCACCTGCCCCAG TAA